A window of the Deinococcus sp. KSM4-11 genome harbors these coding sequences:
- a CDS encoding response regulator, translating into MKPTSLRVLLVDDNPVDLELAHAAFSEQSEHTHLTTLGSGAATLTYLRDPAHARPDVVLLDIHMPLMSGFEVLQTIKGDPALQTIPVVMLSTSANPLDTELAYRLFASSYLVKEASLDAFQNQVEAFVRYWEQCKVARQVAD; encoded by the coding sequence ATGAAGCCCACCTCCCTGCGGGTGCTGCTGGTCGATGACAATCCAGTTGATCTCGAACTGGCGCACGCCGCATTCAGTGAACAGTCTGAGCATACGCACTTGACCACCCTGGGGAGCGGGGCGGCCACGCTGACGTACCTCCGTGACCCAGCGCACGCGCGTCCGGACGTCGTACTGCTGGACATCCACATGCCCCTGATGAGCGGCTTCGAGGTGCTGCAGACCATCAAAGGTGATCCAGCCCTGCAGACCATCCCTGTGGTCATGCTGTCCACGTCGGCCAACCCACTGGATACGGAACTGGCCTACCGACTGTTTGCGAGTTCCTACCTGGTGAAGGAAGCCAGCCTCGATGCCTTCCAGAACCAGGTGGAGGCCTTCGTGCGGTACTGGGAGCAGTGTAAAGTCGCGCGTCAGGTCGCGGACTGA
- a CDS encoding response regulator produces the protein MQRLRILLVDDNPVEIELAEVAFAEHQEVARLVTRTSARAALETLCDVSVDMPDVVVLDVNMPLMSGLELLQVMKSDPMLQDIPVVMLSTSASPMDVKLAYTLHASSYRVKAHSFPEFLKQVDDFLHYWCRCQLPRERPRAAGGPRAPA, from the coding sequence ATGCAACGACTTCGAATTCTGCTCGTCGATGACAATCCCGTTGAGATCGAGCTGGCTGAAGTTGCCTTCGCTGAGCACCAGGAGGTCGCACGGTTGGTGACGCGTACAAGCGCCCGTGCTGCTCTTGAGACGTTGTGCGACGTGTCAGTCGACATGCCAGACGTGGTGGTGCTGGATGTCAACATGCCCTTGATGTCCGGGCTGGAGCTCCTGCAGGTCATGAAGTCTGACCCGATGCTGCAGGACATTCCCGTCGTCATGCTCTCGACGTCTGCCAGCCCGATGGATGTCAAATTGGCCTATACCCTGCACGCCAGTTCATACCGGGTCAAAGCCCACAGCTTCCCCGAGTTTCTGAAGCAGGTGGATGACTTCCTGCACTACTGGTGCCGCTGCCAGCTCCCGCGTGAACGTCCCAGGGCAGCGGGTGGGCCACGCGCACCCGCCTGA
- a CDS encoding Type 1 glutamine amidotransferase-like domain-containing protein: MKLLLTSGGITNPSIKGALTSLLGKPITESTALCIPTAQWGHPMCGPASIRRFITDQTPATMSGLGWKSVGVLELTALPSLSRERWVPWVQDADVLLVDGGDATFLCHWMQESGLADLLPSLSETVWVGVSAGSMVMTPRIGEDFVHWPSARDDRTLGVIDFSIFPHLDHAMMPGNTLPAAERWAAGMPGPCYVIDDQTAIQVANGTVEVISEGQWTQLTPERSVEVNG; the protein is encoded by the coding sequence GTGAAACTACTGCTCACCTCCGGCGGCATCACCAACCCGAGCATCAAGGGCGCCCTGACCAGCCTGCTCGGCAAACCGATCACGGAGTCCACAGCCCTGTGTATTCCAACCGCGCAGTGGGGCCACCCGATGTGTGGGCCAGCCTCGATCCGGCGCTTCATCACCGACCAGACCCCAGCGACCATGAGCGGCCTGGGCTGGAAGTCGGTGGGCGTGCTCGAACTCACCGCGCTGCCGAGCCTCAGCCGGGAGCGGTGGGTGCCGTGGGTTCAGGACGCCGACGTCCTGCTGGTGGATGGGGGCGACGCCACGTTCCTGTGCCACTGGATGCAGGAATCCGGGCTGGCGGACCTCCTGCCATCGCTGTCCGAGACCGTGTGGGTGGGAGTGAGTGCCGGGAGCATGGTGATGACGCCGCGGATCGGTGAGGACTTTGTCCACTGGCCGTCGGCGCGGGATGACCGCACGCTGGGGGTGATTGACTTTTCGATCTTCCCGCACCTGGATCACGCGATGATGCCGGGGAATACCCTGCCGGCGGCGGAGCGGTGGGCAGCCGGGATGCCAGGGCCCTGCTATGTCATTGACGACCAGACGGCCATCCAGGTGGCGAACGGTACGGTTGAAGTGATCTCCGAAGGCCAGTGGACACAGTTGACCCCCGAGCGCTCAGTGGAGGTCAATGGCTGA
- a CDS encoding PAS domain S-box protein, with the protein MNVPLQGVDAALLSRVLDASVSGAVLADARQDDVPLIYVNPTFEHLTGYSAAEVIGRNCRFLQGEDRDQSARHDLRHAIATGQPVTAILRNYRKDGSLFLCEVTLSALRDEDGQVTHVMGFQHDVTAREAARWEASQASQRLLATLNNLPDPFISCDRNRTVTYANAAAAARFGHPPSEIIGQPLAVLSPDAVLTPTSQAAARVLETGVTEHISMHSDLLDLDLEATAYAINDGVAVLMRDVTAERHALQEARESQERFAKVFAASPLAIAVTRLRDGQFIEVNPAFSHLSGYTREEVIGRTSTDLQLWPEPGERTELVSVLQQRGALIDREMVFRVKSGELRDTVTTILPITLAREECMLSMVRDVSQERRAQRQLEASEQAARHAAAELQRTLDQSPDMIVSVDAQGRFLGVSAASERLLGYPPHVMSGRPYLDFVHPDDRPRTVQVVTHPDTLGENGIFQNRYVHRDGSLVWLEWSSVQLLDGVVYGVARDITARRAADEAQAFLAAIVQASPDAIIGLSLDSIIQSWNGGAERMYGYAATEMIGQRITAIVPLELAEEQRALLARAAQGEYSPSIETTRLSREGRGIPVQLSIAPIFDSEGTVVGVSKIAHDISGRREAERQIQQLNITLQRKLEHLTGLHKIDAAITSSPDLYMTLGVVLDEVVAQVEVDAATVQLLDTHAMTLTYAATRGFTAPLPQEPATRLGQGLSGRVALTREPVIVNDLRAAALPAIRQAWADREGFCAYAAVPLSAKGKSLGVLGVFRRQPFDEATDWLATLQILAGQAAIAVENTQLFLGLERSNLELGLAYQETIEGWARALDLRDKETEGHSRRVTEMTVRLCRALGVAGVDLVHVQRGALLHDIGKMGIADAILLKPGPLTEEEWVEMRKHPGYAVELLSPIRFLHPAMDIPQYHHEKWDGSGYPHGLRETAIPLTARAFAIVDVYDALTNDRPYRQAWSRTRALTHLQDQAGRHFDPEIIRTFTAMMQVDG; encoded by the coding sequence GTGAACGTACCCCTGCAGGGAGTGGACGCGGCCCTTCTCAGCCGCGTCCTGGATGCCAGCGTCAGTGGTGCTGTACTCGCCGATGCCCGTCAGGACGACGTCCCCCTGATCTACGTCAACCCAACCTTTGAACACCTGACCGGGTACAGTGCCGCCGAGGTCATCGGGCGTAACTGCCGCTTCCTGCAGGGTGAAGATCGTGATCAGTCCGCCCGGCATGACTTGCGCCACGCCATCGCCACCGGGCAGCCTGTCACCGCCATCCTGCGGAACTACCGCAAGGACGGGTCGCTCTTCCTGTGCGAGGTCACCCTGAGTGCCCTGCGCGACGAGGACGGGCAGGTGACGCACGTCATGGGGTTCCAGCACGACGTCACGGCGCGGGAGGCGGCGCGCTGGGAGGCCTCACAGGCGAGCCAGCGGTTGCTGGCCACCCTGAACAACCTGCCAGACCCGTTTATCTCGTGCGACCGGAACCGAACCGTGACCTATGCCAATGCAGCCGCGGCGGCCAGATTCGGGCACCCGCCCAGTGAGATCATCGGTCAGCCGTTGGCCGTCCTCAGCCCGGACGCCGTCCTCACCCCGACCAGCCAGGCCGCGGCGCGGGTGCTGGAGACCGGCGTGACCGAGCACATCAGCATGCACTCCGATCTCCTCGACCTGGATCTGGAGGCCACGGCGTACGCCATCAATGACGGCGTGGCCGTCCTGATGCGCGACGTCACCGCTGAGCGCCATGCTCTGCAGGAAGCCCGGGAAAGCCAGGAGCGCTTCGCAAAGGTCTTCGCGGCCAGTCCGCTCGCCATTGCGGTCACCCGCCTCCGCGACGGGCAGTTCATCGAGGTCAATCCCGCGTTCTCGCACCTCAGCGGGTACACGCGGGAGGAGGTGATCGGCCGCACCTCCACAGACCTGCAATTGTGGCCGGAGCCCGGCGAGCGCACCGAACTGGTGAGTGTTCTACAGCAACGTGGAGCGTTGATCGACCGCGAGATGGTGTTCCGGGTGAAATCTGGGGAGCTGCGCGACACTGTTACCACCATCTTGCCGATCACGCTGGCGCGTGAGGAGTGCATGCTCAGTATGGTGCGCGACGTGAGCCAGGAACGCCGCGCCCAGCGGCAGCTGGAGGCCAGCGAGCAGGCTGCCCGCCACGCGGCCGCGGAACTCCAGCGCACCCTGGATCAGTCCCCCGATATGATCGTCTCCGTGGACGCGCAGGGCCGCTTCCTGGGAGTCAGTGCTGCATCGGAGCGGCTGCTGGGCTACCCGCCACACGTCATGTCCGGTCGGCCATACCTTGATTTCGTTCACCCTGATGACCGGCCCCGGACAGTGCAGGTCGTGACTCATCCCGACACGCTTGGAGAGAACGGCATCTTTCAGAACCGCTACGTCCACCGTGACGGCTCACTGGTGTGGTTGGAGTGGAGTTCCGTGCAGTTGCTCGATGGCGTGGTCTACGGCGTCGCGCGCGACATCACCGCCCGACGGGCAGCAGATGAGGCCCAAGCCTTCCTGGCGGCCATCGTCCAGGCCAGCCCAGACGCCATCATTGGCCTCTCGCTCGACAGCATCATCCAGTCGTGGAACGGCGGCGCCGAGCGCATGTACGGCTATGCGGCCACCGAGATGATCGGGCAGCGCATCACCGCGATCGTGCCCCTGGAACTGGCGGAGGAACAACGCGCCCTCCTGGCCCGCGCGGCCCAGGGCGAATACTCGCCGTCGATTGAGACCACCCGGCTGTCGCGGGAGGGGCGTGGTATCCCCGTGCAGCTGAGCATCGCGCCGATCTTCGACAGTGAGGGTACCGTCGTGGGCGTGTCGAAGATCGCGCACGACATCTCTGGGCGCCGGGAAGCGGAGCGGCAGATCCAGCAGCTCAACATCACCCTGCAGCGCAAACTCGAGCACCTGACCGGCCTGCACAAGATCGACGCGGCGATCACGTCCAGTCCCGACCTCTACATGACGCTGGGCGTTGTGCTGGACGAGGTCGTGGCCCAGGTGGAGGTGGACGCCGCCACGGTACAACTGCTCGACACGCATGCCATGACCCTGACCTATGCCGCCACACGCGGCTTCACAGCGCCCCTACCCCAGGAGCCGGCGACGCGGCTCGGCCAGGGTCTCTCCGGCCGGGTGGCCCTGACCCGCGAGCCGGTGATCGTCAACGACCTGCGCGCTGCAGCACTTCCCGCCATCCGACAGGCCTGGGCAGACCGTGAAGGCTTCTGTGCGTACGCGGCCGTGCCACTGAGCGCCAAGGGCAAAAGCCTTGGGGTTCTTGGAGTCTTCCGTCGTCAGCCATTTGATGAGGCCACGGACTGGCTCGCGACGCTGCAGATCCTCGCGGGACAGGCGGCCATCGCTGTTGAGAACACGCAATTGTTCCTGGGCCTCGAACGCAGCAACCTGGAACTGGGTCTCGCGTACCAGGAGACCATTGAGGGTTGGGCGCGCGCCCTGGATCTGCGTGACAAGGAGACGGAAGGGCACTCCCGGCGGGTCACCGAGATGACCGTCAGGCTATGCCGCGCCCTGGGGGTGGCGGGCGTGGATCTGGTGCATGTCCAGCGCGGCGCGCTGCTGCACGACATCGGGAAGATGGGCATCGCGGACGCGATCCTGCTCAAACCGGGGCCGTTGACCGAAGAGGAATGGGTGGAGATGCGGAAGCACCCCGGGTACGCGGTGGAGCTCCTGTCCCCGATTCGCTTCCTGCACCCGGCGATGGACATTCCTCAGTATCACCATGAGAAATGGGACGGCAGCGGGTATCCACATGGCCTGCGGGAAACGGCGATTCCGCTGACAGCGCGGGCGTTCGCGATCGTGGATGTCTACGACGCGTTGACCAATGATCGCCCGTACCGGCAGGCGTGGAGCCGCACGCGCGCCTTGACGCACCTGCAGGATCAGGCGGGCCGTCACTTCGACCCCGAGATCATTCGCACCTTCACAGCCATGATGCAGGTGGACGGCTGA
- a CDS encoding response regulator, with protein sequence MPDADSHPRVAIQSRVLKVLLVEDDASAAELMEDVFAPHTDSVQLDIIPNADQLFTLLQTPGSSLPDAVLLNLHLEGRPALEVLADLKRDPVLRRLPVVVLSGTDDPTEVARAYQGHASAVLVKSSGMDVLQARINAFVDFWRYSRLPG encoded by the coding sequence ATGCCCGATGCAGACAGCCATCCCAGGGTGGCTATCCAATCCCGCGTCCTGAAGGTCCTCCTCGTCGAGGACGATGCCAGCGCTGCGGAACTCATGGAGGACGTCTTCGCTCCGCATACCGACTCGGTACAGCTCGACATCATTCCGAACGCCGACCAGCTGTTCACCCTTCTCCAGACGCCCGGATCCTCGCTCCCAGATGCCGTGCTGCTGAATCTCCATCTGGAGGGTCGTCCTGCGCTGGAGGTGTTGGCTGACCTCAAGCGAGATCCGGTGCTGCGTCGCCTCCCTGTGGTGGTCCTGAGCGGTACGGACGATCCGACCGAGGTGGCCAGGGCGTACCAGGGCCATGCGAGTGCGGTGCTGGTCAAGTCGTCCGGGATGGATGTCCTACAGGCGCGGATCAACGCGTTTGTGGACTTCTGGCGGTACAGCAGGCTGCCTGGATGA
- a CDS encoding response regulator: protein MPDTVPAVHTLSMGRPLRVLLVDDAPTDRELTREAFTGHKRAVIIDTCANGERALSFLHAPDTTLPDVILLDLNMPGLTGFDVLAQLKDHPRLRAIPVVILSSSSDTGDIDRAYSLHASSYLIKDVDFQRFIEQIDAFVNYWVRNCTPVRLRKLN, encoded by the coding sequence ATGCCCGATACCGTCCCCGCTGTCCACACGCTCTCCATGGGACGACCCCTCCGGGTACTGCTGGTCGATGACGCCCCCACCGACCGCGAACTGACCCGCGAGGCCTTCACCGGCCACAAGCGGGCCGTCATCATCGATACCTGCGCCAATGGCGAGCGCGCCCTGTCCTTCCTCCACGCTCCCGACACCACGCTCCCCGACGTGATCCTGCTCGACCTCAACATGCCCGGCCTGACCGGCTTCGACGTCCTCGCCCAGCTCAAAGACCATCCCAGACTTCGGGCGATCCCGGTCGTCATCCTCAGCAGTTCCAGTGACACGGGCGATATCGACCGGGCCTACAGCCTGCACGCGAGTTCCTATCTGATCAAGGACGTGGACTTCCAGCGCTTTATCGAGCAGATCGACGCCTTCGTGAACTACTGGGTGCGCAACTGCACCCCGGTCCGTCTCCGCAAACTGAACTGA
- a CDS encoding trypsin-like serine protease, with the protein MQNGEGYFSCTGTLLTPTVMLTAGHCVEGAGGQANDETWVRFDEDAISDYFVPTSAWLAANWIRATQVIPHPMYDDYSAFPNTFDVGLVILSQPVTRTTYGRLPPLGYFDTTPQATLKAQRFEPVGYGLLGKAPPTSNKPIPDDYARYKGLQRFIEVSSTTSGSQSVKLTNNPGAGNGGGGTCNGDSGGPTLFNNTSVVAAVNSFSVTPNCKGTDFMFRMDTALAQNFVTPYLK; encoded by the coding sequence GTGCAGAACGGCGAAGGGTACTTCAGCTGCACCGGCACCCTCCTCACGCCGACCGTCATGCTCACGGCCGGGCACTGTGTGGAGGGCGCCGGCGGCCAGGCCAACGATGAAACGTGGGTGCGTTTCGACGAGGACGCCATCAGCGACTACTTCGTGCCCACCTCCGCATGGCTGGCAGCGAACTGGATCCGGGCAACGCAGGTCATCCCTCACCCCATGTACGACGATTACTCGGCGTTTCCCAATACCTTCGATGTGGGCCTGGTGATCCTGAGTCAGCCTGTGACCAGGACGACCTACGGGCGCCTGCCGCCCCTCGGGTACTTCGACACGACGCCTCAGGCAACGCTCAAGGCACAACGGTTCGAGCCGGTGGGGTATGGCCTGCTGGGGAAGGCGCCGCCCACCAGCAACAAGCCCATTCCGGATGATTACGCTCGCTACAAGGGCCTGCAACGGTTCATTGAGGTCAGCAGCACGACGAGCGGAAGTCAGAGCGTGAAGCTGACCAACAATCCTGGGGCTGGGAATGGCGGGGGCGGCACGTGCAACGGGGACTCTGGGGGCCCAACGCTGTTCAACAACACCAGCGTCGTGGCCGCCGTGAATTCGTTCAGCGTGACGCCCAACTGCAAGGGCACAGATTTCATGTTCCGGATGGACACGGCACTGGCCCAGAACTTCGTGACGCCCTACCTGAAATAA
- a CDS encoding response regulator, with amino-acid sequence MPPSLRVLLVDDNPVDLDLAREAFSEYANHVSLTTRQSGAAALACLRDPHAERPDVVVLDVNMPLMSGFEVLRTIKSDPILQNMPVVMLSTSTNPADVELAYSLFASSYLVKETSFPSFLREVEDFVRYWRRCQVIRQAAD; translated from the coding sequence ATGCCTCCTTCCCTGCGCGTCCTGCTGGTCGATGACAATCCGGTCGATCTGGATCTGGCCCGCGAGGCCTTCAGTGAGTACGCGAACCACGTGTCCCTCACCACCCGGCAGAGCGGCGCGGCGGCCCTGGCGTGTCTGCGCGATCCACATGCCGAGCGTCCGGACGTCGTGGTGCTGGATGTCAACATGCCCCTGATGAGCGGGTTCGAGGTGCTGCGAACCATCAAAAGTGACCCCATTTTGCAGAACATGCCGGTGGTGATGCTGTCGACGTCGACCAATCCGGCGGATGTCGAGCTGGCGTACAGCCTGTTCGCGAGTTCGTACCTGGTCAAGGAGACGAGCTTCCCGTCTTTTCTGAGGGAGGTGGAGGATTTCGTGCGGTACTGGCGGCGGTGTCAGGTGATCCGTCAGGCCGCCGATTGA
- a CDS encoding WGxxGxxG family protein, translated as MTTKTRMTLLALTLAIAPVSAQAQSTDTTTPADTSTTATPADTSTTDTTAAPTTVTTTERRGTDWGWLGLLGLAGLAGLRRPEPTRVVTTDTTRTTAPPR; from the coding sequence ATGACGACAAAAACACGTATGACGCTCCTGGCCCTGACTCTGGCCATCGCCCCCGTGTCCGCTCAGGCGCAGAGCACGGATACGACCACGCCTGCGGACACCAGTACGACTGCCACGCCGGCTGACACCAGTACGACAGATACGACCGCCGCTCCGACCACTGTCACCACGACCGAGAGGCGTGGCACCGACTGGGGCTGGCTGGGCTTGCTCGGCCTCGCGGGCCTGGCCGGACTGCGGCGTCCGGAACCCACGCGGGTCGTGACGACCGATACCACGCGTACCACGGCACCCCCCCGCTGA
- a CDS encoding GNAT family N-acetyltransferase produces the protein MQRTELRTERLLLRPFRAGDVTAALAYRNDPEFARFLPHIPQPFTTRDAERFVAQNMSEPWTTSPTFAVVLDGVLIGTVNLKVDSSRRSGLLGYAIGRAWWGRGLATEAAWAVITWAREAYGLTRVWAEADAQNLRSQRVLQKLGMQYEHFRTSEAVRPDGTPINSVRYGLTFSE, from the coding sequence ATGCAGCGCACCGAACTCCGCACCGAACGCCTTCTCCTCCGCCCGTTTCGGGCCGGGGATGTGACTGCCGCCCTGGCGTATCGGAATGACCCGGAGTTCGCGAGGTTTCTGCCCCACATCCCGCAACCCTTCACGACACGGGACGCAGAACGGTTCGTGGCGCAGAACATGTCGGAACCGTGGACAACATCGCCCACGTTTGCGGTGGTGTTGGATGGAGTACTCATCGGAACGGTCAACCTTAAAGTGGATTCGAGCAGGCGCAGCGGGCTGCTCGGCTATGCAATTGGACGGGCATGGTGGGGTCGCGGCCTCGCCACGGAGGCCGCGTGGGCAGTGATCACCTGGGCGCGCGAGGCGTACGGCCTGACCCGCGTCTGGGCCGAGGCAGATGCGCAAAACCTGCGCTCACAGCGGGTTCTGCAGAAGCTCGGGATGCAGTACGAACACTTCAGAACCTCGGAGGCTGTGCGCCCTGACGGAACGCCCATCAACAGTGTTCGATACGGCCTCACGTTCAGCGAATGA
- a CDS encoding bifunctional diguanylate cyclase/phosphodiesterase — MRLQVLLSLACSGLILMLTVWWGMPSLVIQPFDQQEIRGMDEDTRRVTSAVQSELTNLSYAVLNWSDWDETYAYARRPDPAFIAANVIDGTFEGQRLNLIMILNRQGQLISAHGFDLDSKRQISVSAQGRAFLRQFPALQVRDLSTHVEGIAALPGQVPWLLASRPIRTSDGTGPVTGTLVMGRLLSPTLLSDLKRDPHLRLTVQAGTGLPASAALAKVLVTTPDASRIQGRSTLPDLSGRSSVTLTVATDRPGHANGVRAARVLLACVLTAVLLLTLLSMILVETLVLRPLAQYRGQVRHLMAGQLTQRFTVRGRNELNALGQALNALLDRTEHNQEQVQHQATHDALTGLPNRLHLHREFQRLFDCNEPFAVALLDLNNFKAINDTLGHEVGDEVLRAAATQLQAALPRNAFCARLGGDEFALLLPGIVTSDQAVTQVSDILACFNQPLQTSAASLHVKASAGTTLWPSDASTASMLMRYADLSMYRAKALQCDVQPYSVVISDAMERRNSLERDLHGAVTRGELWLAYQPQVNLITSEVVGCEALVRWNHPQFGAVPPGTFIPIAEERGLIHQMGTWILRSACAQAAEWAHSGRPTKVSVNVSAVQLQDPAFPDLVAQVLRDTGLSPSLLELEVTETAVLVDLQAAVQHLTRVRALGVSVALDDFGTGYASLELVRELPLDYLKLDRSFVTDAVNDARRQVIVSAVIQLAHSLGLDVIAEGVEHHAERELLLSFGCTVGQGYLFARPLAALDVALLLPGTGSLRPA; from the coding sequence TTGCGTCTCCAGGTGCTCCTGTCGCTGGCCTGCAGCGGCCTGATCCTGATGCTGACGGTCTGGTGGGGCATGCCCAGCCTGGTGATCCAGCCGTTCGATCAGCAGGAGATCCGCGGCATGGACGAGGACACCCGACGGGTCACCTCGGCCGTCCAATCCGAACTGACCAATCTCAGTTATGCCGTCCTGAACTGGTCGGACTGGGATGAAACCTATGCCTACGCACGCCGTCCTGATCCGGCGTTCATCGCCGCAAACGTCATCGACGGAACGTTTGAAGGCCAGCGCCTCAACCTCATCATGATCCTGAACCGGCAGGGCCAGCTGATCAGCGCCCATGGCTTTGACCTGGACAGCAAACGGCAGATATCCGTAAGCGCCCAGGGACGAGCGTTCCTGCGTCAGTTTCCGGCGCTGCAGGTTCGCGACCTGTCCACCCATGTGGAAGGCATCGCGGCGCTGCCCGGTCAGGTTCCCTGGCTGCTGGCCTCCCGCCCCATCCGCACGAGTGACGGCACAGGCCCCGTGACCGGCACCCTCGTGATGGGACGCCTCCTGTCACCGACGCTGCTCAGTGACCTCAAGCGGGATCCGCACCTTCGGCTCACCGTGCAGGCTGGAACGGGGCTCCCCGCCTCTGCCGCCCTGGCCAAGGTTCTTGTCACGACGCCTGACGCCTCCCGCATCCAGGGCCGCAGCACCCTTCCAGACCTCAGTGGACGTTCCTCCGTGACCTTGACGGTGGCCACGGATCGCCCAGGACATGCCAATGGGGTGCGCGCCGCCCGCGTGCTGTTGGCGTGTGTGCTGACCGCCGTGCTGCTGCTGACCCTCCTGAGCATGATCCTGGTGGAGACCCTGGTGCTGCGCCCGCTGGCCCAGTACCGCGGGCAGGTGCGGCACCTGATGGCGGGGCAGCTCACCCAGCGGTTCACGGTCAGGGGACGGAACGAGCTGAATGCCCTCGGGCAGGCGCTGAATGCCCTGCTCGACCGCACGGAGCACAATCAGGAGCAGGTACAGCATCAGGCGACGCACGACGCGCTCACGGGCCTGCCCAACCGGCTGCACCTCCACCGTGAATTCCAGCGGCTGTTTGACTGCAACGAGCCGTTCGCGGTGGCCCTGCTCGACCTGAACAACTTCAAGGCCATCAATGACACGCTGGGTCATGAGGTCGGGGACGAGGTGTTGCGTGCCGCCGCCACCCAGCTCCAGGCGGCATTGCCACGAAATGCCTTCTGCGCCCGGCTGGGAGGGGACGAGTTCGCCCTGCTCCTGCCCGGCATCGTGACGAGTGACCAGGCCGTCACCCAGGTGAGCGACATCCTGGCCTGCTTCAACCAACCGTTACAGACCAGCGCCGCCAGTCTTCACGTCAAGGCCAGTGCCGGCACGACCCTGTGGCCCTCGGACGCCTCAACCGCCTCCATGCTGATGCGGTATGCCGACCTGTCGATGTACCGTGCCAAGGCCCTGCAGTGTGACGTGCAGCCGTACAGCGTGGTGATCTCGGACGCGATGGAGCGTCGCAACAGCCTGGAACGTGACCTGCACGGTGCGGTCACCCGTGGGGAACTGTGGCTGGCGTATCAGCCACAGGTGAACCTCATCACGAGTGAGGTGGTGGGGTGTGAAGCGTTGGTGCGCTGGAACCATCCGCAGTTCGGCGCGGTGCCCCCGGGGACGTTCATTCCCATCGCCGAGGAACGTGGCCTGATCCACCAGATGGGCACGTGGATCCTGCGCAGCGCCTGTGCGCAGGCGGCCGAGTGGGCCCACTCGGGCCGCCCGACCAAAGTCTCGGTGAATGTGAGTGCGGTTCAGCTCCAGGATCCAGCCTTTCCTGACCTGGTGGCCCAGGTGCTCCGGGATACGGGCCTGAGCCCATCGCTGCTGGAGTTGGAGGTCACGGAAACGGCTGTGCTTGTCGACTTGCAGGCCGCCGTTCAGCATCTGACGCGGGTGCGGGCGTTGGGCGTCAGTGTGGCGCTTGACGATTTCGGTACTGGCTACGCCAGCCTGGAACTGGTGCGGGAACTGCCGCTGGATTACCTCAAGCTCGACCGGTCATTCGTGACGGACGCCGTGAACGATGCCCGCCGGCAGGTGATCGTGTCGGCCGTGATTCAGCTCGCCCATAGCCTCGGACTGGACGTGATCGCTGAGGGCGTGGAACACCACGCGGAGCGTGAACTGCTGCTGTCCTTCGGCTGCACCGTGGGGCAGGGCTATCTGTTCGCACGGCCGCTGGCCGCGCTGGATGTGGCGCTGCTGTTGCCCGGCACCGGATCGCTTCGTCCGGCATGA